Proteins from one Patescibacteria group bacterium genomic window:
- a CDS encoding DUF1761 domain-containing protein, giving the protein MEINYTLILGAALAQFVLGAVWYSPLMFGKWWMQIMGADRLSKEELQKMQKEMAPFYGLQFLLTVIFTFVLAMFVHYLQMANVGFHAYGVAGWIWFGFIAPTQIAGVVWANTKKQFWAKQIFVMITYQLVGLMLAAFILSM; this is encoded by the coding sequence ATGGAAATAAACTACACATTGATATTGGGGGCTGCACTGGCGCAGTTCGTGTTGGGTGCGGTATGGTATTCACCTTTGATGTTCGGCAAATGGTGGATGCAAATCATGGGGGCTGATCGCCTATCAAAAGAAGAGTTACAGAAGATGCAAAAAGAGATGGCACCGTTTTATGGTCTTCAGTTTTTATTGACAGTCATTTTCACTTTTGTATTGGCCATGTTTGTTCACTACTTACAAATGGCCAATGTAGGCTTTCATGCGTATGGCGTTGCCGGATGGATATGGTTCGGTTTTATAGCGCCTACACAGATAGCTGGAGTTGTGTGGGCAAATACCAAAAAGCAGTTTTGGGCAAAACAAATCTTCGTGATGATTACCTATCAATTGGTGGGCTTGATGCTGGCTGCGTTTATCTTATCAATGTAA
- a CDS encoding helix-turn-helix transcriptional regulator codes for MAIIINIDVMLAKRKMSVTELADKVGITMANISVLKNGKAKAIRLSTLDAICKALSCQPGDILEYQ; via the coding sequence ATGGCAATCATCATTAACATTGATGTGATGTTGGCAAAGCGCAAGATGAGCGTCACCGAGCTTGCAGACAAAGTGGGCATCACGATGGCCAATATCTCTGTATTGAAAAATGGCAAAGCAAAAGCGATTCGTCTCTCAACCTTGGATGCGATTTGCAAGGCTCTGAGTTGTCAGCCGGGCGATATTTTGGAGTATCAATAA
- a CDS encoding GtrA family protein: protein MFKKDYLYAAVIGLVTAFFGRLLLINNEVTLAYGGFSLPLWSLFIILPIAEFVAYIIASKLFSHILFLKQLGRFGIVGLMNVCVDIGIATTLRRAYEIDPKSAEMLPILVVASAIAIINSYFWQRMWTFAEKAPPSSKEFIAFVVVTLVGLGLNTVVSVAIIHGVGALDALSADRILTISKIAATAVSLFWNFLGYKFIVFKE, encoded by the coding sequence ATGTTTAAAAAAGATTATCTGTACGCAGCAGTCATAGGCCTTGTTACGGCTTTTTTTGGGCGTTTACTTTTGATTAACAATGAAGTGACGCTTGCGTACGGTGGTTTTTCTTTGCCGCTCTGGTCGTTATTTATCATTTTGCCGATTGCCGAATTTGTTGCTTACATCATCGCGTCAAAACTTTTTTCTCATATTTTGTTTCTCAAGCAGCTGGGGCGCTTTGGCATCGTGGGCCTGATGAATGTATGTGTTGATATTGGTATCGCCACGACTCTGCGCCGTGCGTACGAGATTGATCCCAAGAGCGCGGAGATGTTGCCGATTCTTGTTGTCGCGTCAGCTATTGCTATCATCAATAGTTATTTTTGGCAGCGTATGTGGACTTTTGCTGAGAAAGCGCCACCATCCAGTAAAGAGTTTATCGCTTTTGTAGTCGTTACTCTTGTCGGGCTTGGTCTCAATACTGTTGTTTCGGTAGCGATTATCCACGGTGTCGGTGCGCTCGATGCGCTCTCAGCAGACAGAATCTTGACGATCTCGAAGATAGCCGCAACCGCCGTCTCACTTTTCTGGAACTTCCTCGGATACAAATTTATTGTCTTCAAAGAATAA
- the dnaX gene encoding DNA polymerase III subunit gamma/tau: MQKPDHVVLYRKYRPQRFSDVVGQDHIVNVLKNALRLERVSHAYIFSGTRGTGKTTLARLLAKAFNCEKRGKDSEPCNTCDICKDFSSGKAFDLVEIDAASNRGIDDIRELKEAVRFTPMRAKRKVYIIDEVHMLTKDAFNALLKTLEEPPAHAMFIMATTELDRVPDTILSRSQSFEFRRISESVIREELMRVAKSEKYKIDSEGTVMLAFLADGSMRDAETMLGQVMDAYIEGADKDALTNLFGLPKIGQIHELLDAALKREPVRVLDALGGIRKDGIEPKLLSRMLVHEARELFVSAYNPKDLERLQKELSETHAAFFTSHHTLPKKDIEQLLVKLLEAHNIGFRGTFPDLPLELALLSLSEQEPQKTLEKPAFLK, translated from the coding sequence ATGCAAAAGCCCGATCATGTTGTTTTGTATCGCAAGTATCGTCCCCAGCGATTTTCCGATGTCGTAGGTCAAGATCATATTGTAAATGTACTCAAAAACGCTTTGCGCCTTGAGCGTGTTTCCCACGCATATATTTTTTCTGGCACGCGCGGTACGGGCAAGACTACACTCGCGCGCTTGCTCGCCAAAGCTTTCAATTGTGAGAAGCGCGGTAAGGACAGTGAGCCGTGCAATACATGCGATATATGTAAAGATTTTTCTTCGGGCAAAGCCTTTGACTTAGTTGAAATCGACGCGGCATCAAATCGCGGTATTGATGATATCCGTGAGCTCAAAGAGGCGGTGCGTTTTACGCCCATGCGCGCAAAGCGCAAAGTATATATCATCGACGAGGTACATATGCTCACCAAAGATGCGTTTAACGCACTTCTCAAAACTCTTGAAGAACCGCCCGCGCACGCTATGTTTATCATGGCCACGACCGAGCTCGATCGCGTGCCTGATACTATTTTGTCACGCTCGCAAAGTTTTGAATTTCGTCGCATCAGCGAGAGCGTGATACGCGAAGAGCTTATGCGTGTCGCAAAGAGTGAGAAATATAAGATTGATAGCGAGGGTACTGTGATGCTGGCATTTTTAGCAGATGGTTCTATGCGTGATGCAGAGACTATGCTGGGGCAGGTGATGGATGCGTATATTGAGGGCGCTGACAAAGATGCGCTTACCAATCTGTTTGGTCTGCCAAAGATTGGGCAGATCCACGAATTGCTCGATGCCGCACTCAAGCGTGAACCGGTACGAGTACTCGATGCGCTCGGCGGCATACGCAAAGACGGTATTGAGCCCAAGCTTCTCTCGCGCATGTTGGTACACGAAGCGCGTGAGCTTTTTGTATCGGCATATAATCCCAAAGATCTTGAACGCCTACAAAAAGAATTATCAGAAACCCACGCGGCATTTTTCACCTCGCACCATACGCTTCCCAAAAAAGATATCGAGCAGCTCTTGGTAAAACTGCTCGAAGCCCACAACATCGGATTTCGTGGTACTTTTCCCGATCTACCGCTCGAGCTCGCACTCTTGTCACTCTCCGAACAGGAGCCACAAAAAACACTCGAGAAACCGGCATTTCTCAAATAG
- a CDS encoding DUF2975 domain-containing protein, translated as MKKSSTIFLQIIIVLIGIGALALLLWEPHLEGVNANATSLSEIYFDDPFLILVYMGSIPFFVALYQAFALLGLIGHDKTFSTEAVKCLRTIKYCALGIIGFVAIEEMIIILNHGNDDIAGGVAMGVMITFGSIIIATAAAVFEKLLQNAVDIKSENDLTV; from the coding sequence ATGAAAAAAAGCTCAACAATATTTCTCCAAATAATTATTGTACTCATCGGCATTGGTGCGCTCGCTCTCTTGCTCTGGGAGCCTCACCTCGAAGGTGTGAATGCTAACGCAACTTCCCTCTCTGAAATATATTTTGATGATCCCTTTTTAATACTTGTCTATATGGGGTCTATTCCCTTCTTCGTAGCATTATATCAGGCGTTTGCGTTGCTCGGACTCATCGGACACGACAAGACATTCTCGACAGAAGCGGTAAAATGTTTGCGAACCATAAAATATTGCGCGCTGGGCATCATTGGTTTTGTCGCCATAGAAGAAATGATCATCATACTCAACCACGGTAATGATGATATCGCGGGCGGTGTCGCCATGGGTGTTATGATTACATTTGGCTCGATCATCATTGCCACAGCCGCAGCCGTATTTGAAAAACTTTTACAAAACGCTGTAGATATAAAGTCTGAAAATGACTTAACCGTTTAA
- a CDS encoding glycosyltransferase family 39 protein, which translates to MNFKQRWAILAGILLVGAFLRLSQLSQFPPGLFPDEAMNGNNVHEALGTGNFKLFYPENNGREGLFINLQAISVSIFGHTFFALRLMSALFGILTIAAVYLFIRAYTRDTRIALIGGALMATSFWHLMFSRIGFRAIMAPFFLTIGLGLLYEVWAKRNSKRHDLVLAASALGGLLFGLGFHSYIAYRAAVLLLIPPLWLFIKSAREERSHCILCVPALFLLFTFVAGAPLGWYFLERPQDFFGRTSQISVFSSENPLFGFIKNTGITIQMLYFAGDFNWRHNFAGAPSLWWPVAIAFTAGIWESWRKKYWALFLWFLVMLLPVAISSEGLPHALRAIIMIPPVIIFAAIGFDALWRWTARTIHPDYARLVAILILLLGGIRTYNMYFREWAPRPEVRAAFGGNLYDIGVFLKNSRDDIPKYVITDEVDTIDRTGRPMTLQPILFASETYLPEPPGARNIFYYTLRDIEKIDCTRDCMIIPIGNEERVLEAARARFPTLRATRYGSVLVAEPARPQFE; encoded by the coding sequence GTGAATTTCAAACAGCGTTGGGCAATCCTCGCGGGCATTCTATTGGTAGGGGCGTTTTTGCGCCTATCGCAACTCTCGCAGTTTCCGCCGGGCCTCTTTCCTGATGAGGCGATGAATGGTAACAATGTGCACGAAGCCCTTGGTACGGGAAACTTTAAGCTTTTCTATCCTGAAAACAACGGGCGCGAGGGACTTTTTATTAATCTCCAAGCAATCTCGGTCAGTATCTTTGGCCACACATTCTTTGCATTGCGGCTTATGAGTGCCCTTTTTGGGATTCTCACGATCGCCGCCGTATATCTTTTTATCCGCGCGTATACGCGTGATACGCGTATCGCACTGATTGGCGGGGCGCTCATGGCTACGAGCTTTTGGCATCTCATGTTTTCGCGTATCGGATTTCGCGCGATTATGGCGCCCTTTTTCCTCACCATAGGGTTAGGGCTTTTATATGAGGTGTGGGCCAAGCGCAATTCAAAACGGCATGATTTGGTGCTCGCCGCATCCGCTCTTGGCGGGCTTTTGTTCGGCCTTGGATTTCATTCGTATATCGCGTATCGCGCCGCGGTACTACTCCTCATACCGCCGTTGTGGCTTTTTATAAAAAGTGCGCGTGAGGAGCGATCACACTGTATCTTGTGCGTACCCGCGCTTTTTTTACTCTTTACCTTTGTAGCGGGCGCGCCGCTCGGCTGGTATTTTTTGGAGCGGCCACAAGACTTCTTTGGCCGCACCTCACAAATATCAGTATTCTCGAGTGAAAATCCGCTCTTTGGATTTATAAAAAATACGGGCATCACCATACAGATGCTGTACTTTGCGGGCGATTTTAACTGGCGACACAATTTTGCAGGCGCTCCATCACTCTGGTGGCCAGTCGCTATCGCGTTTACAGCGGGTATTTGGGAAAGTTGGCGTAAAAAATACTGGGCGCTCTTTTTGTGGTTTTTGGTTATGCTACTCCCAGTCGCTATTTCATCAGAAGGGTTGCCACACGCGCTTCGCGCCATCATCATGATTCCACCTGTGATCATCTTTGCCGCTATTGGCTTTGACGCGCTCTGGCGATGGACAGCACGCACGATACACCCTGACTATGCGCGCCTCGTCGCTATCCTCATACTACTCTTAGGCGGTATCCGTACCTATAATATGTATTTTCGCGAGTGGGCGCCGCGCCCCGAGGTGCGCGCGGCATTTGGTGGAAACCTCTATGATATCGGCGTATTTCTAAAAAACTCGCGCGATGATATCCCCAAATATGTCATTACCGATGAGGTAGATACCATCGATCGCACAGGCCGACCTATGACACTCCAACCAATTCTTTTTGCATCAGAAACCTATCTACCCGAGCCACCCGGCGCACGAAATATTTTTTATTATACGCTGCGTGACATAGAAAAAATTGACTGTACGCGTGACTGTATGATTATACCTATCGGCAACGAAGAGCGCGTACTGGAAGCCGCGCGAGCACGATTCCCCACTCTGCGCGCTACGCGCTATGGATCGGTACTTGTTGCCGAGCCGGCACGCCCTCAATTTGAATAA
- a CDS encoding M48 family metallopeptidase: MGDAITVKIYKSARAKRMRISVHRDGSVRATQPARLATRHFLTFLESNIAWVTERLRYVGTLPPVTQPIQHSRVEKIRLSLEAKALATRRLQHFNQSYGFAYNKIVIRNQKTKWGSCSAKGNLNFNYRIVLLPAELADYIIVHELCHLGELNHSKNFWALVAKTLPNHKELRRAVKKA, translated from the coding sequence ATGGGTGATGCCATCACCGTAAAGATTTATAAAAGCGCGCGCGCAAAGCGCATGCGTATCTCAGTACACCGAGATGGATCGGTGAGAGCTACCCAACCGGCGCGGCTCGCTACTCGTCACTTTCTTACGTTTCTCGAGAGCAATATTGCATGGGTTACAGAACGGTTGCGTTATGTAGGTACATTACCTCCCGTCACGCAACCGATACAACACTCTAGGGTAGAAAAAATCCGCTTATCTTTGGAGGCAAAAGCGCTTGCTACACGGAGATTGCAACACTTCAACCAATCGTATGGTTTTGCGTACAATAAAATAGTTATTCGCAATCAAAAAACAAAGTGGGGGAGCTGTTCGGCAAAAGGTAATCTCAATTTTAACTATCGCATTGTACTATTGCCCGCAGAGTTGGCTGATTATATTATCGTGCATGAGCTCTGTCATCTCGGAGAGCTCAATCACTCAAAAAATTTTTGGGCGTTAGTCGCGAAAACATTGCCAAATCACAAAGAATTGAGAAGGGCCGTCAAAAAAGCATGA
- a CDS encoding phospholipid carrier-dependent glycosyltransferase, whose protein sequence is MKTQPRIIAGILLALGFILAFTSSWNESAIFDETAHIGAGYSYVTQRDMRLNPEHPPLVKDLAGLPLAFLDLKFPLTTDAWEQMVNGQWDQGGEFIFSFGNDADLILRAARFPIMVLALLAGIFLFWWTERQFGSIAALLATFFWTLSPTVIAHSRYVTTDIAASFGFLVGIAAFVWFVKTPTIWRIVTLGIVFGITQSLKFSLFLLIPIYIILAGAWLVVTHRGRVKDFFKNALALYFKIGCAFAIGAVVVWTIYLWHVWDYPQERQLRDAQVLVSGFRPQAFAKLDYWLIEHRPTRPLGQYLLGVMMVTQRTAGGNSAYFWGDVSSAGWASYFPTVYILKETLALHILSLLALVLAIIRVVRARSKSFGAMRAWIHKHFAVFASIFFIVFYWTSSVVNPLNIGVRHVLPTFPFIYMLTARQLALWIVPGTVIAKNKLSLIYQILVKPLPKILFVTLMLVWMGGAMIGSWPHYLSYYNELAGGTQNGWYYATDSNYDWGQDLKRLRDFARQHPDEKIHLHYFGGSAAGDAAQRYWLDNQFAPWYSSFGAPPSGSVFAISINELAGKWARPTDGFDPGPARDAYPWLRDLKPFDRAGTSIFLYRMP, encoded by the coding sequence ATGAAAACCCAACCTCGTATCATCGCAGGAATATTGCTCGCCCTCGGATTTATCTTAGCGTTTACTTCCTCGTGGAATGAATCAGCTATCTTTGATGAGACGGCACATATCGGCGCGGGATATTCATATGTAACCCAACGCGACATGCGCCTCAACCCTGAACATCCCCCGCTCGTCAAAGACTTGGCGGGCCTCCCCCTCGCTTTTCTCGATCTCAAATTTCCACTGACCACCGACGCATGGGAACAAATGGTCAATGGCCAATGGGACCAAGGTGGCGAGTTTATCTTTTCATTTGGCAATGATGCTGATTTGATACTACGCGCCGCGCGCTTTCCTATCATGGTGTTGGCGCTCCTCGCAGGCATCTTTCTTTTTTGGTGGACCGAACGCCAGTTTGGTAGTATCGCCGCACTCCTTGCGACTTTTTTCTGGACGCTCTCACCTACCGTCATCGCTCACTCACGCTATGTGACTACTGATATTGCAGCAAGCTTTGGATTTCTTGTAGGTATTGCGGCATTTGTATGGTTTGTCAAAACGCCAACGATATGGCGTATCGTCACGCTCGGTATCGTGTTCGGTATCACACAATCACTCAAGTTTTCTCTTTTTCTTTTAATACCGATCTATATCATCCTCGCGGGCGCATGGCTCGTAGTCACGCATCGCGGGCGTGTTAAAGATTTTTTCAAAAATGCGCTTGCGCTCTACTTCAAAATCGGATGTGCGTTTGCCATAGGAGCTGTGGTCGTCTGGACGATTTATCTTTGGCATGTGTGGGATTACCCACAAGAGCGCCAGCTGCGCGACGCACAGGTGTTAGTGAGTGGATTTCGACCACAAGCATTTGCCAAGCTTGATTATTGGCTGATCGAACACCGACCGACACGGCCGCTCGGGCAGTATCTGTTGGGCGTGATGATGGTGACCCAACGAACAGCGGGCGGCAACAGCGCGTACTTTTGGGGCGATGTTTCATCGGCTGGGTGGGCGTCGTACTTCCCTACTGTCTACATTCTCAAAGAAACATTGGCGCTCCATATACTCTCGCTCTTGGCGTTGGTGCTCGCGATTATACGCGTCGTACGCGCGCGATCAAAGTCTTTTGGTGCCATGCGCGCGTGGATACACAAACACTTCGCAGTATTTGCGAGCATCTTTTTTATAGTATTTTATTGGACTTCATCGGTCGTCAACCCGCTCAATATCGGCGTGCGACATGTACTGCCAACTTTTCCTTTTATCTATATGCTCACCGCGCGACAATTAGCACTCTGGATTGTACCGGGTACCGTGATCGCAAAAAATAAACTTTCGCTCATCTATCAGATATTAGTAAAGCCGCTACCAAAAATACTCTTTGTAACACTCATGCTCGTCTGGATGGGCGGAGCAATGATAGGCTCGTGGCCACATTATTTGTCATACTACAATGAACTCGCGGGCGGCACGCAAAACGGTTGGTATTATGCTACTGATTCAAACTATGATTGGGGCCAAGACCTCAAACGGCTACGCGATTTCGCGCGACAACATCCCGATGAAAAAATTCATCTCCACTATTTTGGTGGCTCGGCGGCGGGTGATGCCGCGCAACGCTACTGGCTCGACAATCAATTTGCGCCGTGGTATTCAAGCTTTGGCGCGCCGCCATCGGGATCCGTTTTTGCTATCTCAATCAACGAACTCGCTGGCAAATGGGCGCGCCCAACTGATGGTTTTGATCCGGGTCCGGCGCGAGACGCTTACCCATGGCTTCGTGACCTTAAACCCTTCGATCGTGCCGGCACCTCAATCTTCCTCTACCGAATGCCGTAG
- a CDS encoding type IV secretion system DNA-binding domain-containing protein, translated as MDPLLLGIIAATIGLVLITALLFYFLVMRPQREAEVSGALGMVLYAVLIPHDENPAAGEAKKKEPKDIMIAMEQLYAALSSLKTSGIHHMRFGSPSITFEAALPHIGSEVIFYVAVPRFASQFFANQLSSFFPSAKVSESKDYNIFHPSGVSAGSVAVTTKNMLLSLRTYNDLGFDPLEIITGAFAKLKTEGDGAALQVVVRPARIPLYQKGNEVARKVRSGVSFKDALGGFGKELQDAVTSAGSKPKDEKKSEEKPKAVDEDLAKQIETKASQSAFDVVIRIIASAATPAETTNIMAGLEAAFEQFNNPQGNQLAFRRMGAKPLEDLLYRFSFRLFGESEKIYLSSSELASIFHLPYAGFSQPNIAYLKSREAPPPPNMPASGMLLGDSVFRGETRSVYMADDDRRRHMYVIGQTGTGKSTFLKELARQDILAGRGVCFIDPHGSDIESLLESIPPERAEDVIYFNPGDIERPMGLNFLEYDTRFPEQKSLIVNELLDIFNKLYDMKTAGGPMFEQYFRNATMLVMEDPQSGNTLMEVSRVLVDKEFRDYKLSRSSNMVVNSFWQKIAEKAGGESSLANMVPYITSKFDTFLSNDIMRPIIAQEKSAFSFREAMDTQKILLINLSKGRLGELNSSLLGLIIVGRILIAALSRVDIADESARKDFFCYIDEFQNVTTKSIATILSEARKYRLSLIVAHQFLGQLEDDIKKAVFGNVGSMIAFRVGSDDGEFLEKQFSPVFGARDLLNIDNRNAYVKMLIGGQTSRAFNMQMRAPAKGDPALRERAVGISRITYGRPRIEVEAEIKKRYMHV; from the coding sequence ATGGATCCGCTTCTCCTCGGTATTATTGCGGCAACAATAGGGCTGGTACTCATCACGGCTCTGCTTTTTTATTTTTTGGTAATGCGTCCACAGCGCGAAGCAGAGGTTTCAGGCGCGCTTGGTATGGTACTCTATGCGGTGCTCATCCCGCACGATGAAAATCCAGCCGCGGGCGAAGCAAAGAAAAAAGAACCCAAAGATATTATGATAGCGATGGAGCAGCTCTACGCCGCGCTCTCGTCGCTCAAGACGAGTGGTATCCATCATATGCGTTTTGGGAGCCCGTCGATTACTTTTGAGGCGGCTCTCCCGCACATTGGCTCTGAGGTCATTTTTTATGTGGCAGTGCCACGCTTTGCGTCACAGTTTTTTGCAAATCAGCTCAGTTCATTTTTCCCATCAGCAAAGGTATCAGAATCAAAAGATTATAATATCTTTCATCCGTCAGGCGTGAGCGCGGGGTCAGTGGCGGTTACCACCAAAAATATGTTACTGTCGCTTCGCACCTACAACGATCTTGGCTTTGATCCGCTCGAGATTATCACGGGCGCGTTTGCCAAACTCAAGACCGAGGGTGATGGCGCCGCTCTCCAAGTAGTCGTGCGCCCCGCGCGCATACCACTTTATCAAAAAGGCAATGAAGTCGCGCGCAAGGTGCGTAGCGGTGTTTCATTTAAAGATGCGCTCGGCGGTTTTGGTAAAGAACTGCAAGACGCGGTTACTAGCGCCGGCTCAAAGCCCAAAGACGAGAAAAAATCAGAGGAAAAACCAAAAGCCGTAGATGAAGATCTCGCAAAACAGATCGAGACCAAGGCCTCGCAATCCGCCTTTGATGTGGTGATTCGCATCATCGCGTCAGCTGCCACTCCCGCCGAGACTACCAATATCATGGCGGGACTTGAGGCGGCCTTTGAACAGTTTAATAATCCGCAGGGCAATCAGCTCGCGTTTCGGCGCATGGGTGCGAAGCCACTCGAAGATCTTTTATATCGTTTTTCATTTCGTCTTTTTGGCGAGTCAGAAAAAATCTATCTTTCATCATCCGAGCTCGCGAGCATCTTTCATTTGCCGTACGCGGGTTTTTCGCAACCCAATATAGCGTATCTCAAGTCGCGCGAGGCGCCGCCACCTCCCAACATGCCTGCTTCAGGTATGTTGCTCGGCGATAGTGTATTTCGAGGCGAGACCCGATCTGTGTATATGGCTGATGATGATCGCAGACGCCATATGTATGTCATCGGGCAGACCGGCACTGGCAAATCAACCTTTCTCAAAGAACTCGCGCGTCAAGATATTTTAGCAGGGCGCGGTGTTTGTTTTATTGATCCGCATGGTTCTGATATCGAGTCACTTCTTGAATCAATCCCGCCCGAGCGCGCTGAAGATGTGATCTACTTTAACCCGGGCGATATCGAGCGACCCATGGGGCTTAACTTTTTGGAGTATGATACGCGCTTCCCCGAGCAAAAATCTCTCATCGTCAACGAACTCTTAGATATTTTCAATAAACTCTATGATATGAAAACCGCGGGTGGTCCGATGTTTGAGCAGTATTTTCGCAACGCCACTATGCTCGTCATGGAAGACCCGCAGTCAGGCAACACGCTCATGGAGGTGAGCCGTGTGCTTGTCGACAAAGAGTTTCGTGATTATAAACTTTCGCGATCTTCAAATATGGTGGTCAATAGTTTTTGGCAAAAAATAGCAGAGAAGGCAGGAGGCGAGTCAAGCTTGGCCAACATGGTGCCGTACATCACCTCCAAGTTCGATACCTTTTTATCCAATGATATTATGCGCCCGATTATCGCGCAGGAAAAAAGCGCTTTTAGTTTTCGTGAGGCGATGGATACCCAAAAGATTTTGCTTATCAATCTTTCAAAAGGACGCTTGGGCGAGCTCAACTCATCATTGTTGGGTCTTATTATCGTAGGGCGTATACTCATTGCCGCGCTCTCGCGCGTAGATATCGCTGACGAATCAGCGCGCAAAGACTTTTTCTGTTATATCGACGAGTTTCAAAATGTCACCACCAAGTCTATCGCCACGATTTTATCAGAGGCACGCAAGTACCGACTCTCGCTCATTGTGGCGCATCAGTTTTTAGGGCAGCTCGAAGACGATATCAAAAAGGCCGTATTTGGCAATGTGGGGAGTATGATCGCGTTTCGGGTAGGATCTGATGACGGCGAGTTCTTAGAAAAGCAGTTTAGTCCCGTGTTTGGCGCACGCGATCTGTTAAACATTGATAACCGAAATGCCTATGTTAAAATGCTCATAGGAGGTCAGACTTCACGCGCGTTCAATATGCAGATGCGCGCACCAGCAAAGGGTGATCCGGCGTTACGCGAACGCGCGGTTGGTATATCGCGCATTACCTACGGCCGACCACGCATCGAGGTGGAGGCAGAAATTAAAAAACGATACATGCATGTTTAA
- a CDS encoding ASCH domain-containing protein — translation MKTLKFRDFKAKMILEGTKTSSLRLFDDKNLTKGDELELTNSDTGETFARVDITEVIEKPLSKVNADDLVGHEPFKDYDDMYQTLKKYYPNISDDTPAKIVRFKIIG, via the coding sequence ATGAAAACTCTTAAGTTTCGAGATTTTAAGGCAAAGATGATTTTGGAGGGAACCAAGACTTCTTCTCTTCGGCTTTTTGATGACAAAAATTTAACAAAGGGCGACGAGCTAGAGCTTACCAATTCTGATACTGGTGAGACATTTGCTCGCGTAGACATAACCGAGGTTATAGAAAAACCGCTTTCCAAAGTAAATGCCGATGACCTCGTAGGCCACGAGCCGTTTAAAGATTACGATGATATGTATCAAACACTTAAAAAATATTATCCAAATATCAGTGACGATACTCCAGCAAAAATTGTTAGATTCAAAATTATAGGATAA
- a CDS encoding HNH endonuclease signature motif containing protein, with the protein MDNLNKIQDDILSYRGMCDAENVQTLQRGMNFRMNPKYSVILMSQRSSAPYKDKIHEDGITIEYEGHDVSKKSHDQSHNPKVEDQREKLPSGKLAQNGYFIKAVKEFKEGESLPELVKVYEKVFPGVWSLKGFFDLIDCKVIHDGRRNVFRYLLRLSDRSGVANITSAIIEHTRLIPSEVKREVWKRDQGRCVMCGDTKNLHFDHDLPFSKGGTSLSTKNVRLLCMKHNLQKSDKIE; encoded by the coding sequence ATGGATAATCTGAATAAAATTCAGGACGATATATTAAGCTATCGTGGGATGTGTGACGCTGAAAATGTTCAGACACTCCAACGCGGTATGAATTTCAGAATGAACCCGAAGTATTCTGTTATTTTAATGTCTCAAAGATCTAGCGCGCCGTATAAAGATAAGATTCATGAAGATGGGATAACGATTGAGTATGAGGGGCACGATGTCTCTAAAAAATCGCATGATCAGAGTCATAATCCGAAAGTAGAAGACCAACGTGAGAAATTGCCCAGCGGAAAGCTTGCTCAAAATGGTTATTTTATAAAAGCTGTCAAAGAATTTAAAGAGGGCGAATCTCTCCCCGAACTTGTTAAGGTGTATGAGAAAGTATTCCCTGGCGTCTGGTCTTTAAAAGGCTTTTTCGACTTAATTGATTGTAAGGTAATCCATGATGGTAGAAGGAATGTATTTCGTTATCTTTTACGGCTTTCTGATCGAAGTGGAGTGGCTAATATAACAAGTGCAATTATTGAGCATACAAGACTAATACCTTCTGAAGTAAAAAGGGAGGTTTGGAAGCGAGATCAAGGTAGGTGTGTTATGTGTGGCGATACCAAAAACTTGCATTTTGACCATGATTTGCCGTTTTCAAAAGGAGGGACGAGTCTATCCACAAAAAATGTACGTTTGCTTTGCATGAAGCATAATTTACAAAAATCAGACAAAATTGAATAG